The Longimicrobium sp. genome window below encodes:
- the glgX gene encoding glycogen debranching protein GlgX, whose product MYVPGFLETAVTAWPGKPFPLGATWDEKAGGTNFAIFSELAVEVELCIFETPDDPEPSRTYRLRERTAFVWHGFVEGIGPGTYYGYRINGPYNPDLGQRCNPFKLLIDPYARALAGKVDWSARERGEGMPFGYMMDQPGEDYVLDDEFDYRAVPKGVVIDGHFAWGDDRRPDTPWYQTVIYEAHVKGLTMLHPDIPEDIRGTYRAVSHPAIIEHLKSLGVTAIELLPVHEIVDDSFLVEKGLRNYWGYNTINYFAPAGRYASVRGFCDQVREFKEMVKALHEAGMEVILDVVYNHTAEGNHMGPTLSFKGIDNPTYYRQVPGNPRFYMDYTGTGNSLNMRHPQTLQLVMDSLRYWVQEMHVDGFRFDLASTLARELHEVDRLSAFFDIVHQDPVISQVKLIAEPWDVGEGGYQVGNFPVLWAEWNGKYRDTVRAYWRGDEGKLGELGYRLTGSSDLYESDGRRPHASINFVIAHDGFTLNDLVSYNHKHNEANGENNQDGDNNNHSYNFGVEGPTDRQDIIRARERQKRNFMTTLLLSQGVPMICHGDEMGRTQHGNNNAYAQDNELAWVHWDLGERDQEMLEFTRRVARLRRDHPTFRRSKFFRGREIRGSDVRDIMWLTPAGKEMTDEEWNVGYVRCFGMALGGEAMEEWNERGEQITDQNFLLLFNVDGGDIDFTLPDFGDSRGWCVMLDTARPEVQEKSVCYPDGATFTMAGRSMVVLIEDEAREGE is encoded by the coding sequence ATGTACGTTCCCGGCTTCCTGGAAACGGCGGTCACCGCCTGGCCCGGCAAGCCCTTTCCCCTCGGCGCCACCTGGGACGAAAAGGCCGGGGGCACCAACTTCGCCATCTTCTCCGAGCTCGCCGTCGAGGTGGAGCTCTGCATCTTCGAAACGCCCGACGACCCCGAGCCCTCGCGCACCTACCGCCTGCGCGAGCGCACCGCCTTCGTATGGCACGGCTTCGTCGAGGGCATCGGGCCGGGAACGTACTACGGCTACCGCATCAACGGGCCGTACAACCCCGACCTGGGCCAGCGCTGCAACCCCTTCAAGCTGCTGATCGATCCGTACGCCCGTGCGCTGGCCGGCAAGGTGGACTGGAGCGCCCGCGAACGCGGCGAGGGCATGCCGTTCGGGTACATGATGGACCAGCCGGGTGAAGACTACGTCCTGGACGACGAGTTCGACTACCGCGCCGTGCCCAAGGGCGTGGTCATCGACGGCCACTTCGCCTGGGGCGACGACCGGCGGCCCGACACGCCCTGGTACCAGACGGTGATCTACGAGGCCCACGTGAAGGGCCTCACCATGCTCCACCCCGACATCCCCGAAGACATCCGGGGTACGTACCGGGCCGTGTCGCACCCCGCCATCATCGAGCACCTGAAGTCGCTGGGCGTTACCGCCATCGAGCTGCTGCCGGTGCACGAGATCGTCGACGACTCGTTCCTCGTGGAAAAGGGGCTGCGCAACTACTGGGGCTACAACACCATCAACTACTTCGCCCCGGCCGGCCGCTACGCCTCGGTGCGCGGCTTCTGCGACCAGGTGCGCGAGTTCAAGGAGATGGTCAAGGCGCTGCACGAGGCGGGGATGGAGGTGATCCTGGACGTGGTGTACAACCACACGGCCGAGGGCAACCACATGGGGCCCACCCTGTCGTTCAAGGGCATCGACAACCCCACGTACTACCGCCAGGTGCCCGGCAATCCCCGGTTCTACATGGACTACACGGGAACGGGCAACTCGCTGAACATGCGCCATCCCCAGACCCTGCAGCTGGTGATGGACAGCCTGCGCTACTGGGTTCAGGAGATGCACGTCGACGGCTTCCGCTTCGACCTGGCCAGCACCCTGGCGCGCGAGCTCCACGAGGTGGACCGCCTTTCCGCCTTCTTCGACATCGTGCACCAGGACCCGGTCATCAGCCAGGTGAAGCTGATCGCCGAGCCCTGGGACGTGGGCGAAGGCGGCTACCAGGTGGGCAACTTCCCCGTGCTCTGGGCCGAGTGGAACGGCAAGTACCGCGACACCGTGCGCGCATACTGGCGCGGCGACGAGGGAAAGCTGGGCGAACTGGGCTACCGGCTGACGGGCAGCAGCGACCTGTACGAAAGCGACGGGCGGCGGCCGCACGCCAGCATCAACTTCGTCATCGCGCACGACGGCTTTACGCTGAACGACCTGGTCAGCTACAACCACAAGCACAACGAGGCCAACGGCGAGAACAACCAGGACGGCGACAACAACAACCACTCGTACAACTTCGGCGTCGAGGGGCCCACCGACCGGCAGGACATCATCCGCGCCCGCGAGCGGCAGAAGCGCAACTTCATGACGACGCTCCTGCTGTCCCAGGGCGTGCCCATGATCTGCCACGGCGACGAGATGGGCCGCACCCAGCACGGAAACAACAACGCCTACGCGCAGGACAACGAGCTGGCGTGGGTGCACTGGGACCTGGGCGAGCGCGACCAGGAGATGCTGGAGTTCACCCGGCGCGTGGCGCGCCTTCGCCGCGACCATCCCACCTTCCGGCGCAGCAAGTTCTTCCGCGGGCGGGAGATCCGCGGCAGCGACGTGCGCGACATCATGTGGCTGACCCCCGCCGGCAAGGAGATGACGGACGAGGAGTGGAACGTTGGATACGTGCGCTGCTTCGGGATGGCGCTGGGCGGCGAGGCCATGGAAGAGTGGAACGAGCGCGGCGAGCAGATCACCGACCAGAACTTCCTCCTCCTCTTCAACGTGGACGGCGGAGACATCGACTTCACCCTTCCCGACTTCGGCGACTCGCGCGGATGGTGCGTGATGCTCGACACCGCACGCCCCGAGGTGCAGGAAAAGTCCGTCTGCTATCCGGATGGCGCCACGTTCACCATGGCGGGGCGGTCGATGGTGGTGCTGATCGAGGACGAGGCGAGGGAAGGTGAGTAG
- the treZ gene encoding malto-oligosyltrehalose trehalohydrolase — protein MSRSSEWRLPFGANVVEGGVEFRVWAPSSRSVDVVIYGPDAERVVPLDAEADGYFAAAVPGLGAGARYKFRLDGENAFPDPASRHQPDDVHEASAVVDPSAFAWTDSAWRGLGDDDDLVIYEVHVGTATEEGTFDALIERLDEIVALGANAVEPMPVAEFPGARNWGYDGVFLYAPESSYGGPDAFRRFVNAAHERGLAVILDVVYNHLGPEGNYLHAITGGQYFTDRHCTPWGDAIDYEKQPVREFAIQNAIHWAREYHVDGLRLDATHAILDDSPTHLLTELAERVRASVDRRFVLIAEDERNERRVVLPPPEGHGLDGVWADDFHHQLRRHTAGDHEAYFSDYTGSVADIVRTLQRGWFYEGQVSQNHDAPRGTEAAGLPPSAFVHCIQNHDQVGNRAMGDRLTDGVPLPVYRAASAVLLFSPYTPLLWMGQEWAATTPFQYFTDHPEELGKLVTEGRRKEFGKFSAFADPAVREKIPDPQAASTFANSKLRWDERQQMPHAGVLELYRELLRLRRTHPALRRRSREGFDAVALGEHALAIRRVGEGGSALLLVASFGDALDVDLSTSPETQPVGGGTWELLLSTEEGRFGAEAEGEVARLSPQGRLELRGPGAVVLSAGPLARSR, from the coding sequence GTGAGTAGGTCCAGCGAATGGCGCCTGCCCTTCGGCGCCAACGTGGTGGAGGGCGGGGTGGAGTTCCGCGTCTGGGCGCCGTCGAGCCGGAGCGTGGACGTCGTCATCTACGGGCCGGATGCGGAGCGTGTCGTTCCGCTGGATGCGGAGGCAGACGGATACTTCGCCGCGGCCGTCCCCGGCCTGGGCGCGGGCGCGCGCTACAAGTTCCGGCTGGATGGCGAAAACGCCTTTCCGGACCCCGCGTCCCGCCACCAGCCCGACGACGTGCACGAGGCGTCGGCGGTCGTCGATCCATCCGCCTTCGCTTGGACGGACTCCGCCTGGCGCGGGCTGGGTGACGATGATGACCTGGTGATCTACGAGGTGCACGTCGGCACGGCAACGGAGGAGGGGACGTTCGACGCGCTGATCGAGCGGCTGGACGAGATCGTGGCGCTCGGCGCCAACGCCGTCGAGCCGATGCCCGTGGCCGAGTTTCCCGGCGCGCGCAACTGGGGATACGACGGAGTGTTCCTGTACGCGCCCGAGTCGTCGTACGGCGGGCCCGACGCGTTCCGCCGCTTCGTCAACGCGGCGCACGAGCGCGGGCTGGCGGTGATCCTGGACGTGGTCTACAACCACCTGGGTCCCGAAGGCAACTACCTGCACGCCATCACCGGCGGCCAGTACTTCACCGACCGCCACTGCACGCCCTGGGGCGACGCCATCGACTACGAAAAGCAGCCGGTGCGCGAGTTCGCCATCCAGAACGCCATCCACTGGGCACGCGAGTACCACGTGGACGGTCTTCGGCTGGACGCGACGCACGCCATCCTGGACGATTCGCCCACGCACCTGCTGACGGAGCTCGCCGAGCGGGTGCGCGCGTCGGTGGACCGCCGCTTCGTGCTGATCGCCGAGGACGAGCGCAACGAGCGGCGCGTGGTGCTTCCCCCGCCCGAGGGGCACGGCCTGGATGGCGTGTGGGCCGACGACTTCCACCACCAGTTGCGGCGGCACACGGCGGGCGACCACGAGGCGTACTTCAGCGACTACACAGGCTCGGTTGCCGACATCGTACGGACGCTGCAGCGCGGCTGGTTCTACGAGGGGCAGGTGTCCCAGAACCACGACGCGCCGCGCGGCACCGAGGCCGCGGGGCTGCCGCCCAGCGCGTTCGTGCATTGCATTCAGAACCACGATCAGGTGGGCAACCGCGCCATGGGCGACCGGCTGACGGACGGCGTTCCGCTGCCGGTGTACCGCGCCGCCTCGGCCGTGCTGCTCTTTTCGCCGTACACGCCGCTGCTGTGGATGGGACAGGAGTGGGCCGCGACGACGCCCTTCCAGTACTTCACCGACCACCCAGAAGAGCTGGGCAAGCTGGTGACGGAGGGGCGGCGCAAGGAGTTCGGCAAGTTCAGCGCGTTCGCCGATCCCGCGGTGCGCGAGAAGATCCCCGACCCGCAGGCGGCGTCCACGTTCGCCAACAGCAAGCTCCGCTGGGACGAGCGCCAGCAGATGCCGCATGCCGGCGTCCTGGAGCTGTACCGCGAGCTGCTGCGCCTGCGCCGCACGCACCCCGCCCTGCGCCGCCGCAGCCGCGAGGGCTTCGACGCCGTGGCGCTGGGCGAGCACGCGCTGGCCATCCGCCGCGTCGGCGAGGGCGGAAGCGCGCTCCTGCTGGTCGCCTCATTCGGCGACGCGCTGGACGTCGATCTCTCCACCTCCCCCGAAACGCAGCCCGTGGGCGGCGGAACGTGGGAGCTGCTGCTGTCGACCGAGGAGGGGCGGTTCGGCGCTGAGGCGGAGGGTGAGGTGGCCCGCCTGTCGCCGCAGGGGCGGCTGGAGCTGCGCGGGCCGGGTGCCGTGGTGCTTAGCGCAGGCCCCCTCGCCCGGTCGCGCTGA